The Pseudomonadota bacterium genome has a window encoding:
- a CDS encoding acyltransferase, giving the protein MERDLTVKLEEIVEIIKSGLDETGTERILQLLEGPSFSNELLSGLTLYCELLPLGREHPFTAQQRYLHFLWDTLDKLPICLFATFAIQLRRLIAEHLFKRCGVGFIAEENFRFNFGQFIDVGDFVFFNRGVYIDSKGGVTIGNEVCLTEDVRIFTHTHSESSHIVREYRPVVIRDYAKIYTGAIIFPGVTIGEQAIVAANSLVSQDVPPNTVVAGSPAKVVRERKTEGKTGDELDHIWLY; this is encoded by the coding sequence ATGGAAAGAGATCTCACAGTAAAGCTTGAAGAAATAGTAGAGATTATCAAATCCGGTCTCGATGAGACGGGAACGGAGAGGATTCTGCAACTTCTGGAAGGACCATCCTTTTCGAATGAACTCCTCAGTGGACTCACCTTATATTGCGAACTTCTTCCTCTGGGAAGGGAACACCCCTTTACCGCACAACAGCGTTACCTCCATTTCCTGTGGGACACCCTGGACAAGCTGCCTATCTGCCTTTTCGCAACGTTTGCCATCCAACTCAGGAGGCTTATTGCCGAACACCTCTTTAAACGGTGCGGTGTCGGATTTATTGCAGAGGAGAACTTTCGTTTCAACTTCGGACAGTTCATAGACGTCGGTGACTTTGTCTTTTTTAACCGGGGAGTCTATATCGACTCCAAAGGGGGAGTCACCATAGGCAACGAGGTCTGCCTCACAGAAGACGTCAGGATATTCACGCATACCCATTCAGAATCTTCCCATATCGTCCGGGAATACCGTCCCGTTGTAATTAGGGATTACGCGAAGATATACACCGGCGCCATCATCTTTCCCGGTGTAACCATCGGGGAACAGGCCATAGTGGCAGCCAATTCCCTGGTCTCTCAGGATGTGCCGCCTAATACGGTCGTGGCAGGGTCCCCGGCAAAGGTTGTGAGGGAGCGAAAGACCGAAGGGAAAACCGGAGATGAATTAGACCACATCTGGCTGT
- a CDS encoding flavodoxin family protein, producing MKIINLVGSPHGTKGNTARLLQIISEGAELLGASIENIFLTGKNVLPCLGCDICHKKGKCVQHDEFESIKQRILNADGLILASPNYIFNVSAQMKAFMDRCCEVVHCMSFEGKYGASVVTSGGGDESPIAESMNHFMMITGIRPVGAVWATMGNIYENTFPEGIRNNAFELCKKLVLSWKDKVVFPESEKIIGQFKERMQQLILWRKEEWPYEYQYWKKHRGLE from the coding sequence ATGAAAATTATAAATTTAGTGGGAAGCCCTCATGGTACAAAAGGAAATACCGCACGGCTTTTACAAATTATCTCAGAAGGGGCAGAGCTTCTTGGCGCATCTATAGAGAACATTTTTCTGACTGGAAAAAACGTTCTTCCATGCCTTGGATGTGACATCTGCCACAAAAAAGGAAAATGCGTTCAACATGATGAATTCGAGAGCATTAAACAAAGAATTCTTAACGCAGACGGTTTGATTTTGGCAAGCCCCAACTATATTTTTAACGTTAGCGCCCAGATGAAAGCATTTATGGATCGATGTTGTGAAGTGGTTCATTGCATGTCATTCGAGGGAAAATACGGAGCGTCGGTGGTTACGTCCGGTGGCGGAGATGAATCACCGATTGCCGAGTCTATGAATCATTTTATGATGATAACCGGTATCAGACCCGTGGGTGCTGTATGGGCGACAATGGGTAATATTTATGAAAACACATTCCCTGAAGGAATCCGAAACAATGCTTTTGAATTGTGCAAAAAATTGGTGTTATCATGGAAAGACAAGGTCGTTTTCCCGGAATCCGAAAAAATCATCGGACAATTCAAAGAAAGAATGCAGCAATTAATACTATGGCGAAAAGAAGAATGGCCTTATGAATATCAATATTGGAAAAAACATCGAGGATTGGAATAG
- a CDS encoding radical SAM protein, with the protein MKILLVSANTEQINMPVLPLGMACVATAAQNAGHDVKTINLMMRQDTRALIEQAINAFSPEVIGISVRNIDDQFMDAPRFLLDSVKGVVADCRNFSTAPIVLGGAGYSIFPKAALAYLGADMGIQGEGEAGFVMLLEHLSRKADLSDIPGLCLSSGNWQRPEQIRNLDEFSIPLLNVHLAPYSEIKDDEIWIPFQTRRGCSMNCSYCSTATIEGKILRKYSPQTVVEGIRRYMESGSHQLFFVDNTFNLPPSYAKELCDGIINAGLNIKWRCILYPWKTDDTLIEKMAKAGCKEVSFGFESGSDKILQCMNKKFTTDDVRRISEILKRHGIGRMGFLLLGGPGETKDTVEQSLHFADSLNLEAIKITTGVRIYPYTTLARIAVQERVIAPEEELLFPKFYMVPSLQDWLSETVKMWMKDRPHWQR; encoded by the coding sequence ATGAAAATACTTCTGGTTTCTGCCAATACCGAACAAATCAACATGCCGGTGTTGCCTCTGGGAATGGCGTGTGTTGCCACAGCAGCCCAAAACGCAGGGCATGACGTGAAAACCATCAATCTGATGATGCGCCAGGACACTCGGGCGCTGATAGAGCAAGCCATCAATGCATTTTCTCCTGAAGTAATCGGCATATCTGTCAGAAATATTGACGATCAGTTCATGGATGCGCCCAGATTTCTTTTGGATTCGGTGAAAGGTGTTGTTGCAGATTGCCGTAACTTTTCAACTGCGCCTATTGTTTTAGGCGGAGCAGGATACAGCATTTTTCCAAAAGCCGCATTAGCCTATTTGGGGGCTGATATGGGCATTCAGGGAGAAGGAGAAGCCGGGTTTGTAATGCTTTTGGAACATCTTTCCCGAAAAGCCGATCTGTCAGACATTCCAGGGCTTTGCCTGTCTTCGGGCAACTGGCAAAGACCAGAGCAGATCCGAAATCTTGATGAATTTTCCATACCGCTCCTAAATGTTCATCTTGCGCCGTACTCGGAAATAAAAGACGATGAGATATGGATTCCGTTTCAGACCCGGCGTGGATGTTCCATGAATTGTAGTTATTGTTCAACCGCAACGATTGAGGGCAAAATTTTAAGAAAATATTCGCCACAGACCGTTGTTGAAGGGATTCGCCGATATATGGAATCTGGCTCGCATCAGCTTTTCTTTGTTGATAATACCTTTAACTTGCCGCCATCTTATGCAAAAGAGCTTTGCGATGGGATTATTAATGCCGGATTAAATATCAAATGGCGATGTATTCTGTATCCATGGAAAACAGACGATACACTCATAGAAAAAATGGCAAAAGCAGGATGCAAAGAAGTCAGCTTCGGATTTGAAAGCGGCTCTGATAAAATCTTGCAATGTATGAACAAAAAATTTACAACAGATGATGTCCGTAGAATTTCAGAAATCCTTAAAAGGCATGGGATTGGGCGAATGGGGTTTTTGCTTTTGGGTGGTCCTGGCGAAACTAAAGACACGGTTGAACAAAGCCTGCATTTTGCAGATTCATTGAATCTCGAAGCCATAAAAATTACGACCGGCGTTCGGATTTATCCTTATACGACTTTAGCCCGGATTGCTGTTCAAGAACGCGTAATTGCCCCGGAAGAAGAGCTTTTGTTTCCAAAATTCTACATGGTCCCTTCGTTGCAGGACTGGCTCTCGGAAACTGTAAAAATGTGGATGAAAGATCGTCCTCATTGGCAAAGATAG